A genomic region of Anaerobaca lacustris contains the following coding sequences:
- a CDS encoding type II secretion system protein, translating into MRTREGFTLIELLVVIAIIALLMAILMPALSKARDQARTLRCRANLKQYGIALRMYLDDNSYKFPDAWTWLKSEGHQYVRKGEIPDGVLWAYLKALDVHMCPKFNMLAKGTTWQDTAVSYVMNSYVGRGGEIWSNWLGSGVKGVTKETEVYSPSQVIVFTEENPWTIEGYSIAPFNDTHFTVGHAQRQIDNYATFHNPPGDLDRGGANIVFVDGHVELLRRLDDLDAGFRLAWPKRELPYTPTKGMSAGGS; encoded by the coding sequence GTGAGAACGAGAGAAGGTTTCACACTGATCGAGCTATTGGTCGTCATCGCCATCATCGCCCTGCTGATGGCCATTCTCATGCCCGCCTTGAGCAAAGCGAGAGATCAAGCTCGTACCTTGCGATGCCGCGCCAATCTGAAGCAGTACGGCATCGCTCTGCGCATGTACCTGGATGACAACAGCTACAAGTTCCCCGATGCCTGGACGTGGCTCAAGTCGGAGGGACACCAATACGTGCGGAAAGGGGAGATTCCCGATGGAGTGTTGTGGGCGTATCTGAAAGCGCTCGATGTGCACATGTGCCCCAAGTTCAACATGCTGGCCAAGGGCACCACCTGGCAGGATACGGCGGTCAGCTACGTCATGAACTCCTATGTGGGCCGCGGCGGAGAGATCTGGTCGAACTGGCTGGGCTCCGGCGTCAAAGGTGTGACCAAGGAGACTGAGGTCTACAGCCCTTCGCAGGTGATCGTCTTCACGGAGGAGAATCCCTGGACGATTGAAGGGTACAGCATCGCGCCGTTCAATGATACGCATTTCACGGTGGGCCACGCCCAGAGGCAGATTGACAACTACGCGACGTTCCACAACCCGCCGGGCGATCTCGATCGAGGCGGCGCCAATATCGTCTTCGTGGACGGCCATGTCGAGTTGCTGCGTCGGTTGGATGACCTGGACGCGGGTTTCCGATTGGCCTGGCCCAAAAGGGAGTTGCCGTACACCCCGACAAAAGGTATGTCCGCGGGCGGAAGCTGA
- a CDS encoding XylR family transcriptional regulator, translating into MPENIKIALLINPSRWYTRGILGGIAEYARLQGLWTFYRPLEYREAKAGQQLVEVLKTLRPDGIFMREPPQARAIINMGIPTVCFPYSRETIEGVVNVVTDHEAVGRMTADHLLSLGLSHFAYCGFDDWWWSRRRRDSFCAKVSEVGFEADVYRLPGPKSERTWDKELPHIVNWLRHLPKPVGVMACNDDRGELVIEACKMEGLKVPDEVAVVGVDNDALICDLCSPRLSSVAWTLEKGGYEAAESLDRMIKGQEKDRPTLWIHPTHIVARQSTDVLAMEDLEVAAALRVIRCCGFLNIGVQQVVERTGLSRRALEQRFRKTLGCSIHDEIERVRLELTTQMLAKTQKSVGEIARTLGFPDAAHVSRFFRKAKGISPMMYRRQCQI; encoded by the coding sequence ATGCCGGAGAACATCAAGATCGCATTGTTGATCAATCCCTCCCGCTGGTACACGCGCGGCATCCTCGGCGGGATCGCTGAATACGCCCGGCTCCAAGGTCTTTGGACGTTCTACCGACCACTGGAATACCGCGAAGCGAAGGCAGGACAGCAACTGGTGGAAGTCCTCAAGACGCTGCGCCCGGATGGCATTTTCATGCGCGAACCGCCGCAAGCCAGGGCCATCATCAATATGGGCATTCCGACCGTGTGCTTCCCTTACAGTCGTGAGACCATCGAAGGGGTTGTCAACGTGGTCACGGACCATGAGGCCGTTGGACGAATGACGGCCGATCATCTGCTCTCTCTGGGCCTGTCACACTTCGCTTATTGCGGATTCGATGACTGGTGGTGGTCGCGCCGGCGACGTGACAGCTTCTGCGCGAAGGTGAGCGAGGTGGGTTTCGAGGCGGATGTCTACCGTCTGCCCGGACCGAAATCCGAGCGGACGTGGGACAAGGAATTGCCGCACATCGTAAACTGGCTTCGCCATCTGCCCAAGCCGGTCGGCGTCATGGCATGCAACGACGACCGGGGCGAGTTGGTGATCGAGGCCTGTAAGATGGAAGGTCTGAAGGTCCCTGATGAGGTGGCCGTGGTGGGTGTGGACAACGACGCGCTGATCTGCGATCTGTGCAGCCCGCGCCTGTCCAGTGTGGCCTGGACTCTCGAGAAGGGTGGCTATGAAGCGGCGGAGAGCCTCGATCGCATGATCAAAGGCCAGGAGAAGGACAGGCCGACGCTGTGGATTCATCCGACGCACATCGTCGCACGACAATCGACGGACGTCCTGGCGATGGAGGACCTGGAGGTTGCGGCGGCCCTTCGCGTTATTCGGTGTTGTGGGTTCCTCAATATCGGGGTCCAGCAGGTCGTCGAGCGCACGGGTCTGTCCCGTCGGGCTTTGGAGCAGCGCTTCCGCAAGACTCTCGGGTGTTCCATCCACGACGAGATCGAGCGGGTCCGCCTGGAGCTGACGACGCAGATGTTGGCCAAGACGCAGAAAAGCGTCGGGGAGATCGCCAGGACCCTGGGGTTTCCGGACGCCGCTCATGTCTCGCGCTTCTTTCGCAAGGCCAAAGGGATTAGTCCGATGATGTACCGCCGGCAGTGTCAGATCTGA
- a CDS encoding FGGY-family carbohydrate kinase has translation MSVIGLDIGTTGCKAAVFNDQWEILARAAREYSVLTPCPHWAEQDAELVWQLALEVLAQVATESRADPPKAIALSVQGEAVIAVDGAGHPMRHAILGMDTRTTAESDWLAETFGAEALFRRTGMPMHTMNTVTKLLWLQRNEPQLWGRAAQFLLYEDYFLRRLTGRAVISHCLASRTQMYDLETSAWATDILDRCQIDPDRLAELLPPDEAVVGTLDETVARTVGLSGSILVATGGHDQACAALGSGVTRPGRAMVSTGTAEVVEVAMASPVLAPNLREGNISVYRHVVPGLYLAMTLNHSGGLALRWFRDTLCRDRIAEAAQTGRDAYDLLLAGAPKAPTDLLVLPHFAGAGTPLLDTHSKGAIIGLTFATTQAEIAKAILEGLTFELRVNLELLRQAGIAFDELHAVGGGARSKLWLQLKADICRQRLRVPRVTEAACLGAAMLAAVATGDYPDVPAAASAAVRLDAIIEPDPQRTGEYDRRYETYRRLYPAMKDIYEAQST, from the coding sequence ATGTCGGTCATCGGGTTGGATATCGGAACGACGGGCTGCAAAGCGGCTGTGTTCAACGACCAGTGGGAAATCCTCGCCAGGGCCGCCCGCGAGTATTCCGTGCTCACGCCTTGCCCCCACTGGGCCGAGCAGGACGCGGAACTCGTCTGGCAACTGGCCCTGGAGGTGCTGGCGCAGGTTGCGACCGAGAGCCGGGCCGACCCGCCCAAGGCCATCGCGCTGTCGGTCCAGGGCGAGGCGGTCATTGCCGTCGATGGGGCCGGCCACCCCATGCGACACGCGATCCTGGGTATGGACACGCGGACGACGGCCGAGAGCGACTGGCTCGCCGAGACCTTCGGCGCCGAAGCGCTCTTCCGGCGCACCGGCATGCCCATGCACACGATGAACACCGTCACCAAGCTCCTCTGGCTCCAGCGAAATGAGCCGCAGCTCTGGGGCCGTGCCGCCCAGTTTCTGCTCTACGAAGACTACTTCCTTCGCCGTCTGACCGGCCGCGCCGTCATCAGTCACTGTCTGGCCTCGCGGACGCAGATGTACGACCTCGAAACGTCCGCCTGGGCAACAGATATCCTCGATCGCTGCCAAATCGATCCGGATCGCTTGGCGGAGCTTCTGCCACCGGATGAGGCGGTTGTGGGAACGCTCGATGAGACCGTCGCGCGCACGGTGGGCCTGTCGGGATCCATCTTGGTTGCGACGGGTGGACACGACCAAGCCTGCGCCGCTTTGGGCAGCGGCGTGACCCGGCCCGGACGGGCAATGGTTTCGACCGGAACAGCGGAGGTGGTCGAGGTGGCGATGGCGTCGCCGGTCCTGGCTCCGAATCTGCGCGAGGGCAACATCTCGGTGTATCGACACGTGGTCCCCGGCCTCTATCTGGCCATGACGTTGAACCATAGCGGGGGTCTTGCTCTACGCTGGTTCCGCGACACGCTCTGCCGGGATCGGATCGCCGAGGCGGCGCAGACGGGCCGGGACGCCTACGACCTCTTGCTGGCCGGCGCACCCAAAGCCCCGACGGATCTGCTGGTATTGCCTCATTTCGCTGGGGCGGGCACGCCTCTGCTGGATACGCATTCCAAGGGGGCGATCATCGGATTGACATTTGCCACGACACAGGCCGAGATCGCCAAGGCGATTCTGGAGGGTCTGACCTTCGAACTGCGGGTCAACCTCGAGCTGCTGCGACAGGCCGGTATCGCATTCGACGAGCTGCACGCGGTGGGCGGCGGCGCGCGCAGTAAATTGTGGCTGCAACTGAAGGCCGACATCTGTCGTCAGCGGCTGCGCGTACCTCGTGTGACGGAGGCCGCCTGTCTGGGCGCTGCCATGCTGGCGGCTGTGGCGACCGGGGACTATCCGGATGTCCCGGCCGCGGCCTCTGCTGCTGTGCGCCTCGATGCGATCATCGAGCCGGACCCGCAGCGCACCGGCGAATACGATCGCCGGTACGAAACCTACCGCCGGCTGTATCCGGCGATGAAGGACATCTACGAGGCGCAGAGCACGTAG
- a CDS encoding NAD(P)H-dependent oxidoreductase, with product MIGLNTELRERHEQNNPVRIGLIGAGQMGVDVVAQITMMKGIDIPVIADVNLPRAREAFGIAGLKGDVVETDSAAEADAAVAAGKRVCTDDFRVVTAMKRVEVMLEATGMPDVGARAAMLAARNGQQLAMMNVETDITVGPLLSWYAAQKGVLYALAAGDEPAACKELYDFADALGFTIVAAGKGKNNPLDRHAKPTDEAWAKEAARRGLNPNMLIEFVDGSKTMIEMAAVSNATGLVPDVRGMHGPRTSRDKLHETFALKEHGGVLDRAGVVDYGIGGVHPGVFLVVTTDHPRLRQALVYRDMGHGPYYTLFRPYHLCSIEVPLTCAMLAIRGKSSMQPMNRLVSEVFAVAKQDLRAGDVLDGIGGCSFYALIDKYETAKTENLLPIGLANGARLLRAVGQDTPIRYDDVDLCESSTVLLLRRLQDRWTAGRIDERELLESLDAVELG from the coding sequence ATGATTGGTTTGAACACGGAACTTCGTGAAAGACACGAGCAGAACAACCCGGTGCGGATCGGCCTGATCGGCGCGGGGCAGATGGGCGTCGATGTCGTCGCTCAGATCACGATGATGAAGGGAATCGATATCCCCGTGATCGCAGACGTGAATCTGCCGCGTGCGAGAGAGGCGTTTGGCATCGCCGGGCTCAAAGGCGACGTTGTCGAGACGGACTCGGCGGCCGAGGCCGATGCCGCCGTGGCGGCCGGCAAGAGGGTCTGCACGGACGACTTTCGCGTGGTTACGGCCATGAAGCGGGTCGAGGTGATGCTCGAAGCGACGGGTATGCCTGACGTGGGGGCCCGGGCCGCGATGCTCGCCGCCCGGAACGGTCAGCAGTTGGCCATGATGAATGTGGAGACCGACATCACGGTCGGACCGTTGCTGAGCTGGTATGCGGCGCAGAAGGGGGTGCTCTATGCGCTGGCCGCCGGGGACGAGCCGGCGGCATGCAAGGAGTTGTACGACTTCGCCGATGCGCTGGGTTTCACCATCGTCGCAGCCGGAAAGGGCAAGAACAACCCTCTCGATCGCCATGCGAAGCCGACGGATGAAGCCTGGGCCAAGGAGGCGGCGCGGCGGGGCCTCAATCCCAACATGCTGATCGAGTTCGTGGACGGCAGCAAGACGATGATCGAGATGGCGGCCGTCTCCAACGCGACGGGACTGGTGCCCGACGTTCGCGGCATGCACGGCCCCCGAACCAGCCGAGACAAACTGCATGAGACCTTTGCGCTCAAGGAGCATGGCGGCGTGCTGGATCGCGCCGGCGTGGTCGACTATGGCATCGGCGGGGTGCATCCCGGCGTCTTCCTCGTGGTGACCACCGATCATCCGCGTCTGCGCCAGGCGCTGGTCTATCGAGACATGGGCCACGGTCCGTACTACACGCTGTTTCGCCCGTACCACCTTTGCAGCATCGAGGTGCCTTTGACGTGCGCCATGCTGGCGATTCGCGGGAAGTCGAGTATGCAGCCCATGAATCGCCTGGTCTCGGAAGTCTTCGCCGTGGCCAAGCAGGACCTTCGAGCGGGCGATGTGCTGGATGGCATCGGCGGCTGTTCCTTCTATGCCCTAATCGACAAATACGAGACGGCCAAGACCGAGAACCTTCTGCCCATCGGTCTGGCCAACGGCGCCAGGCTCCTGAGAGCCGTCGGGCAGGATACGCCGATACGGTACGACGACGTGGACCTGTGTGAGTCGTCTACGGTCCTGCTGTTGCGTCGGCTCCAGGACCGCTGGACGGCCGGCCGGATCGACGAGCGCGAGTTGCTCGAATCGCTCGATGCCGTCGAGTTGGGCTGA
- a CDS encoding zinc-binding dehydrogenase has protein sequence MRAAFLTAPQTIEIHDVPDPDVPEGGLVLQVRVCGICGSDLRRWKEGPPAGSGGVTPGHEAAGVVIAVDQRCTRFKVGDRLAITPDVHCGRCYYCQHERYNLCDHLQLVGITPGFPGGFAEQMALTPGILINGIVHPMPEGLSFAHAAVSEPSCSVLATHEKAGTREGDTVVVIGAGPTGCLHISVAKARKARVVVVQRSKVRQELARRFDPDLVVDAADDVVARVREFTDGLGADIAVCANPVAETQRQAVEMVRKGGKVLLFGGLPKANPMTTLDGNRIHYGEIEVIGTFSYHPRIHRRALDLLADGTLPAEKIITDRFSLDEIDRAYRTAASGNALKVLISFEKE, from the coding sequence ATGAGAGCGGCGTTTCTGACGGCACCACAGACGATCGAGATTCATGATGTCCCGGACCCCGACGTCCCCGAGGGCGGGCTGGTTCTTCAGGTCAGGGTCTGCGGTATCTGCGGCTCGGACCTGCGTCGCTGGAAGGAAGGGCCGCCGGCCGGCTCTGGTGGGGTGACTCCGGGGCACGAGGCCGCCGGTGTGGTGATCGCCGTGGATCAGCGGTGCACCCGCTTCAAAGTGGGCGACCGCCTGGCGATTACACCGGACGTGCATTGCGGCAGGTGCTACTACTGTCAGCATGAGCGGTACAATCTTTGCGACCACCTGCAACTGGTGGGCATTACACCGGGCTTTCCCGGCGGCTTTGCCGAGCAGATGGCGCTGACGCCTGGGATCCTGATCAACGGCATCGTTCACCCGATGCCGGAAGGATTGAGCTTTGCACACGCGGCCGTATCCGAGCCGAGTTGCTCGGTGCTGGCGACCCACGAGAAAGCCGGCACACGCGAAGGGGACACCGTCGTTGTCATCGGGGCCGGACCTACCGGCTGTCTGCATATCTCGGTCGCCAAGGCGCGGAAGGCCAGGGTCGTCGTGGTCCAGCGCAGCAAGGTGCGGCAGGAGCTTGCCAGGCGATTCGATCCGGATTTGGTCGTGGACGCAGCGGATGACGTTGTCGCGCGAGTGCGGGAGTTTACCGACGGGCTGGGCGCCGACATTGCCGTCTGTGCCAATCCCGTGGCCGAGACGCAGAGGCAGGCCGTGGAGATGGTGCGCAAGGGCGGCAAGGTTCTGCTCTTCGGCGGGCTGCCCAAGGCCAACCCCATGACCACACTGGACGGCAACAGGATTCACTACGGTGAGATCGAAGTCATCGGGACCTTCTCATACCATCCGCGCATCCATCGTCGGGCGCTCGATCTGCTGGCGGACGGGACACTGCCGGCCGAGAAGATCATCACCGATCGGTTTTCACTGGATGAGATCGACCGAGCCTATCGGACAGCGGCAAGCGGAAATGCACTGAAGGTCCTCATCTCCTTTGAGAAAGAATGA